The DNA region AAAAAAACGTTAGGATTTTAACATTTAGTTTGTTATTAGCCTTACATTATAAAACGCTTATATCCATTAAACTGAAGGTGTAGCAAGGATAGACTAAATAAAGGAGGAAGAAAGATGAGCAGTATAGGAGCAATCACTTCTCAGAGGGAAAAACAGCAAAAATTAAGGCACCCGATCCATGTTACATCGGAAATTGGTACTTTAAGAACTGTTTTACTTAAACGGCCTGGGAAAGAAGTCGAGAATCTAACACCTGAATTTCTTGAACGACTCTTATTTGATGACATTCCTTATTTACCAATTATTCAAAGAGAACATGATTATTTTGCCGAAACATTAAAAAATAGAGGCATAGAAGTTCTATACCTCGAAAAGTTGGTTGTCGAAACCTTAAGTAATGTAGAGATAAAAAAACAATTTGTTGATGATATTTTACGAGAAAGCAAAGCCAATGTCAACGGTGCAGCCAAGCTATTAAAAGAGTATTTACTATCTTTTTCTACTGCGGATATGGTTGATAAAGTGATGAGTGGAATACTTAAGAAAGAAATAGAAGCGAGTAAAAGAACACATCTTTATGAATTAATGGAAGATCACTATCCCTTCTATTTAGATCCAATGCCAAACCTGTATTTCACGCGAGATCCGGCAGCAAGTATAGGCAACGGATTATCGATCAACCGGATGCGCGAACCTGCACGTCGTCGTGAATCCTTATTCATGCAATACATCATTAACCATCATCCAAGATTTTCAGGTCATGATGTTCCAGTCTGGTTAAACCGTGACTATGGATTCCCCATTGAAGGCGGAGATGAATTAGTCCTTAGTAATGAAGTAGTGGCCATTGGTGTTTCAGCCCGTACTTCGGCAAGAGCGATTGAAAGATTAGCGCTTAACTTATTTGAGAAACAAGATTCTATTAAAAAAGTAGTAGCCGTAGAAATTCCTAAATGCCGTGCCTTCATGCATCTAGATACAGTTTTTACAATGGTAGATTACGATAAGTTCACGATCCACCCTGAGATCCAAGGTCCACAAGGGAATATGAATGTTTATATCCTTGAAAAAGGACTGGATAACGAGCATGCCAAAATCACACACCGAATCAACCTCCAGGAAGCTTTAAAAGAAGTATTACATCTAGATGACCTCGTTTTAATCCCATGTGGTGGTGGTGATGAAATCGCTGCCTCCCGTGAACAATGGAATGATGGTTCTAATACACTAGCGATTTCACCAGGAGTGGTTGTTACCTACGACCGAAATTATATTTCCAATGATTTGCTACGTCAGCACGGGATTGAGGTTCTTGAAATTGGCAGTTCAGAATTGTCCCGCGGCCGTGGTGGCCCACGCTGTATGAGTATGCCCATTGTTCGTGAAGATATATAGAAAAAGAAAAATAACATAGTAACCAATCAAACTCAAAGGAGAAGATTCAAATGTTACTAACCATTCCTAATTTATACGGAAAAAGCTTTCTTGCTGAGAAGGATTTTACAAAGGAAGAGTTTGTTTATCTAATTGATTTGGCGATGAAGTTAAAGGATGAGAAGAAACATGGTATTCCCCACCGTCACCTGGAAGGAAAAAACATCGCCCTTTTATTTGAAAAGCCATCCACACGTACTCGCTGTGCCTTTACTGTTGCTTGTACGGATCTTGGTGCCCATCCTGAATATTTAGGAAAGGATGACATCCAATTAGGAAAAAAAGAATCGATTGAGGATACGGCAAAGGTATTGGGCCGTATGTTTGACGGAATTGAATTTCGCGGTTTTGAACACAATAAGGTAAAAATGCTAGCAGAACATTCTGGTGTTCCAGTATGGAATGGATTAACTGATTTATGGCATCCAACCCAAACCCTTGCAGACTTTCTAACTGTAAAAGAAAACTTTGGCCGGCTAGAAGGAATTAAATTTGTTTACGTTGGTGACGGTCGTAACAACGTTGCTAACAGCTTGCTGGTTGGCGGCGCACTCGTTGGTATGGATGTTCGCATCTGCTCTCCTGAATCGTTGTTCCCAGCAACAGAAATAGTAGAATTAGCACAAGAATTTGCAAAACAATCAGGTGGTCGGGTAACAATCACCAGCAAGGTAGAAGAAGCTGTTGCCGGTGCTGACGCCATCTATACCGATGTATGGGTTTCCATGGGTGAAGAAGATAAATTTGCCGAAAGGATCGAACTCCTTTCTCCTTATCAGGTTAAAATGGAAATGATTGAAATGACAGGCAATGACAAGGTGATTTTCCTTCACTGCCTCCCTGCCTTCCATGACCTTGAAACGAGCTACGGAAAAAATATTCACGCGAACCATGGACTTACAGAGATGGAAGTAACGGATGAAGTATTCCGCAGCAAACATTCAAAGGTATTTGATCAAGCTGAAAATAGAATGCATACTATTAAAGCAGTAATGGCAGCAACTCTAGGCAATATGGAATAGGGTTTAGAAGGTGGAGAAGGGATCGATTCTCCCCTCTTCTCCTTTTCTATTAATAATTCATCGAACGGAGGATGTGCATGGAAAAGATAGATGAACAGTTACGATCTGAGCTTCGAAAAATCGAAAATGATTTTCATCAAGCATTAATACAACTCGTTGCAATCCCTAGTGTAATGGAAGAAAACGAAGAAGATTATCCTTTTGGTAAAAATATTGACTTGGCTCTTAAAAAGACACTAGAAATTTGCGAACAGCTTGGGTTTAAAACGTTCTATGATCCCAAAGGATACTATGGCTACGCTGAAATTGGTGAGGGCGAAGAATTGATCGGTGTCCTTGGACATCTCGACGTTGTTCCCGCCGGAAAAAGGGATGAATGGGCTACCCCTCCTTTTCAAGCAACTATTAAAGAGCGAAAAATGTATGGACGTGGAACACAGGATGACAAAGGACCCACTCTTGCCGCACTGTTTGCTACAAAAGCGTTACTGAATCTTGGGACTCCCTTTACGAAAAGAGTACGATTTATTTTTGGGACAGATGAAGAAACGCTTTGGCGTTGTATGAATCGCTATTGTGAAATCGAGGAAATTCCGACAATGGGTTTTACCCCTGATTCTTCTTTCCCACTAGTTTATGCAGAAAAAGGACTACTTCAGCTGCTTTTAGAAGGGAAAAACGAAACAAGCCTCAGAATAAAGGCAGGCAATGCTTTTAATGCTGTCCCTGACCATGCTAGGTTTGCAGGGGAAAGAATAGATGAATTAAAGGATAGTTTGGAAGAATTAGACTTCGCTTATGAAATAGTTGAAGAGGAGATTGTCGTAATAGGAAAATCCGTCCATGCTCAAGTAACCGAAAAAGGAATAAATGCGATTAACCGTTTATGTCTTGCATTGAAACGGATTGGCTACACCTCCAAAACCATTGCGTTTATCAATGATTTGGTCAAGGAAGATCCATATGCGGTGAGTATCTTTGGTGAACTTGAAGATGAGGCCTCAGGTAAATTGAAATTCAATGTCGGAAAAATCGAGTTGAACCCAGAGGTAGAAAGATTGTCGATTGACATTCGCATCCCTGTGACAGCGGATAAACAGAAAATCGTGGACACACTATCACAAAGGGCGAAGGAATGTGGATTAGAATACAAGGAATTTGATTATTTAAAATCCATCTATATACCAAAAGATCATTATTTAATCAAAACGTTGATGAACGTATATCAAGAAGTAACAAATGACCTGGAATCAGAACCGATTTCATCGGGGGGCGCCACGTATGCAAGAGCAATGGAGAACTTTGTAGCATTCGGAGCTGTTTTCCCTCACGCAACAAAAACAGAGCATCAGCCAAATGAACATATTGATTTAGATGAAATGTATACAGCGATGATCATTTATTCAAAAGCAATTTATGCTTTAACCCGATAGATTTGCAATAATTTAATGGGGGAATTGAAATGAAAAAGTTCAAAATGCCTACCGCTTATACGCTATTATTTATGATTATTGTCGTGATTGCAGCATTAACTTGGGTAGTCCCTGGCGGACATTATGATACGAAAGTGGATGAAGCGACAGAAACGGAAATCCCTGTCTCCGGGACCTATCAAGAGTTACCTGGTGATGAACAAACTCCCCAAGGCTTATGGGAAGTATTAAATGCACCGATCAACGGATTCTTCGATGCGAAGGATATCGCCCTATTCGTGCTTGTTATTGGCGGATTCCTAGGCGTTGTAATGAAAACGGGGGCAATCGATGCGGGTATCTCCCGTGTTATTAAGAAATTAAAAGGGCGAGAGCAATGGCTAATCCCAATTCTCATGACGTTATTTGCCATCGGTGGATCGACTTACGGTATGGCAGAGGAAACAATCGCCTTTTATCCCATCCTCATCCCTGTCTTGATCGCGGCTGGATACGACGCGTTAACAGCCGTTTCGATTATTGCGCTTGGTGCCGGGGTCGGGGTTTTAGGTTCAACGGTTAACCCTTTTGCAACAGGTATCGCTTCCGGATTTGCTGGAATTTCAATTGGCGAAGGGATGGGAATCCGTCTAGTCATCCTCGTTGTTACCTTAATTATTGCGATTGTGTTTGTCATGCGTTATGCAAAAAGAGTCAAAGACAACCCTTCAAAATCACTAATTGCTGATATGAAAGAAGAAAATGAAAAGCATTTTCTAAAAGAAACAGCAACAGAAATGGAATTCACTGGTCGTCATAAAGCCGTTCTTTCCGTATTTGGACTAACCTTTGTCATCATGATTTTAGGGGTGATCCCCTGGGCATGGAAATTTAATATTACTATATTCGAAGACTTTGCCAATGCCCTAAGCAATATTCCGGTTATTGGTAGTTTACTAGGCGGAATGATTCCATTAGGTGACTGGTGGTTCGGTGAATTAACGATGTTATTCTTAACCTCCTCGATCATCATTGCCTTTATCTTCAGAATGGGGGAAGAAAATTTTACAAGCACGTTTATAAACGGCGCAAGGGATTTATTAGGCGTTGCGATTATCATCGGTATTTCACGAGGCATTACCGTTGTGATGGATGCGGGCGGAATGACCGCTACCGTTCTGCACTGGGGAGAAGGAATGTTAGATAATATGGGATCCGTGCTCTTCACGAACCTTTCCTTCCTATTCTATCTACCTTTATCTTTTCTAGTACCGTCGACTTCAGGACTTGCAACCTTATCGATGCCGATTATGGCACCTTTAGCAGATTTTGCCGATGTAGGCAGACATTTGATGATCACTGCTTACCAAAGTGCTTCTGGTATCATCAATTTACTCACTCCAACAAGCGCAGTAATCATGGGAGCACTAGCGATTGCTCGAATTCCCTACAGTAGATACCTAAAGCATGTTTGGAAATTGGTCTTACTACTAACGATCATCGTTATGGTGATTATGAGTGCAGCAACAATCATGAGCTAAAGTACGCGCGGGCTTAGTCTCGCAACCCAAAATAAAGACAACTACTGGAGAGGCGGTAAAAAATGAAAAGACAAAAAGTTGTGATTGCATTAGGCGGCAATGCCATTCAATCAGGAGATGCAACAGCGGAAGCACAGCAATTAGCCCTTGAAATAACAGCAAGGCAGTTAGCCGATTTTATTGAAAAAGGAATGGATATCATTATTTCTCATGGAAATGGCCCACAGGTAGGAAATATTCTACTTCAACAAAAGGCCGCTGATTCTAGTAAAAATCCACCTATGCCACTTGATACTTGCGGTGCCATGAGTCAGGGCATGATTGGCTACTGGATGCAAAACGCAATGGACAAAGTTCTTAAAGAACGAGGAATTGAGAAAAATGTGGTTACTGTCGTTACCCGTGTCGTTGTAGATAAAAATGATCCTGCCTTCCTTCATCCAACAAAGCCGATTGGACCTTTCTACAGTGAGGAGGAAGCGAAAAAAATAATGGCAGAAACAGAGACTTTCTTTAAAGAAGATGCCGGACGCGGCTGGCGACGAGTTGTCCCATCACCAAAGCCCGTTAGTATCAAAGAACATTCGGTAATTAATTCACTTGTTGAACAAGGAAACATCGTTATTTGCGTAGGCGGTGGCGGCATACCTGTCGTTGAAACAGACCACGGCTTAATCGGAATCGAAGCAGTAATCGATAAAGACTTTGCTTCCCAAAAGCTCGCCGAACTAGTCAATGCCGATGCCTTAATCATCCTCACCGCCGTCGACAATGTTTACATTGATTTTAACAAACCAACCCAAAAGAAATTAGAAGCGGTAAGTATATAAGAGCTAAATACTTTTATCGAATCAGGCCACTTTGCCGCTGGCAGCATGCTCCCTAAAGTAGAAGCGGCCATCAACTTTGCTGAGACAAATCCTAAGCATAAAACCATTATTACCTCCTTAGACCAAGCTTTTAATGCTATCAAGGGAAAAGCCGGAACGGTTGTATCTATACATGGTGCAGTGGTTCCGGTTTAACGTTAAATAACAGTTAGGATTTATGAGGCTTACTCGAAGGTTCGTAAGTTGCGGACTTATTGGGTCAGCCTTTTTGGAGCAAATACCAAAATAAAACCCGTGTTTTCGGCAGCGGGTTTTATTCTGTATTGAGTGCATCGATTAATTTTTTTATTTGCTTGAATTTTTCGGGAGTTAACTGATCCTCAGACAATTCAATTTCAACCTTTAAGGTGCTCTTTACATGAGCTTTCCCGCTTGAGATAAGCGTTGAGAACCCACTATCCTTTCGAACGAGTTCCTCTACTTCCACATCAAATGTTTCAGCAAGTTTCTCTAGGATATCTAGACCCGGATTGGTTTGGATTTCTCTTTCTAGTAAACTTATATACGACTTTGAAATGCCTGTCATTTCGCTTAACTTACCTAAAGAGATTCCTTTTTCGTCCCGCAACTTTTTTAATTTTTTACCGTCCATTGTATCGCTCCTCTTGAAAGCATACACACTTTTTTAACCATATTTAAATTCCATTCACTCTCAACCTTCCTTATCCGCCTAGACCCTTTGTAATCAAAGTAATCACCAATGGTCCTAATATGACAATAAATAACGACGGGAAAATGAAAAATACCATTGGAAAAAGCATTTTTACTGGTGCCTTCATTGCCTGCTCTCGGGCAGCCTCACGACGTTGCTCGCGAATCCGGACCGTTAAGTTACCTAGCACTTTTGCCATGCCGATTCCGAGTTGATCGGCCTGAATTAGCGAGGTAATTACTCCTTGGAATGAATCAGAAGGAACCCGTTTGCGAAGGTCATAAAAGGCTTCTCTTCTTGATTTACCAAGCTTCATATCCTCTAACGTTTGAAAAAACTCATCGGCGAGTGGTCCTTTTATTTTTTGCGATACCTCGGATAACGCCAAATCCAACCCCATCCCAGCCTCGAGCAAAAGGTTGACGGTATCAAAAAAATCAGGCATTGAAATATTAATGGCCTTTATTCTCACTGTCTTTTTTTTACCAAGATAAAAGACTGGTAGTCGGAATCCTAAAAGCGCCATCGTTCCAATCATCATCCAAATAAGCAGTTTGTTCTCGGCAGCAGGTAAAATAAAGAATAAAATCGGCAAGCTTATTCCTGCACTTAAGACAATTTGGAACAGTCTAAAATCAACCGCCGTCCGAAAAGGGTAGCCCGCATCCCGTATTAGCATATCTAATTTTTTTCTTTCCACCTTCGAAACTTTCTTATTTAAATAATCCGTTCCTTTATTCCAATACTGATCGAGTACCTTCTTTACATTCGGACCGTTACTATCCTTCAAAGTATCTAGATGTTGTTTTTTTATTGGACCAGCAAAATACTTATTCACCCGTTCATTGAAGGCTAATTGCCTTTTAAAAACGATAAACAATATTCCTGCTAGCAGTGTCGTTACAAAGCCTGCAACTAAAAAGATAAAAATAATATCCAGCATTTCTTACACCTCAATTCGGATGATTTTCTGGATGATCGCCCAACCAATAATAATCGAGACCGAGGCGACAAACATCATCGTCCATCCCAATGGATGCTCAAGCATCGGTGCAAAATATTCTCGGTTTACCAGTGCTAAATATAAACCCAAGCCGACAGGCAACAAGGTAATAATCCAGGAAGACATTCTTCCTTGTGCTGTCAATGTGTTCAGTTCTTCTAGAATTCTAACCCTACCTCTGATTGTTTCTTCCATCGTTTCGAGCAATTGCGCTAAATTCCCGCCACTTCGCCTTTGGGCAAGAATCGCTCGGACGACTACTTCCATCTCCTTATTTGGTAGGCGTTCAACTAACTCTTGAAATGTATCTTCTAAAGAAACCCCCAAACCTGCCTGGCGAACAACGCGATCAAATTCGGGTCCAAGTGGATCGGGTAATTCCTTACCAACAAGCTGCATCGCTTGCATAAAGCTGAAGCCAGCCCGCATCGAATTGGCCATCATCCCCAACACTTCTACTAACTGATGGTTTACACGTGCTAAGCGTTTTTTCCGTTTTCGTTTCATCGAATATTTTGGAAAAGCAAAGCCAATGAATACTGCCAACAAGGTAAGATACCATGGAAGTCCGAGAAAGGCGGTAAACATTCCCATACCCACCGCAGCGAGAATTCTAAGTGCGAAAAACTCTTCTGGCTTCAAACCGCTTCCAGCTTCTCGCAAAATTTTCTCAGTACTGTCACTAAATTGGACATTTTTAAAAATATTCGCAGTCGAATGAATCAGTTGCTTACCAAAAGATAGTTTTTTTTCCTTCTGGATAGCTGCTTCCTCCACTTG from Neobacillus sp. FSL H8-0543 includes:
- the arcA gene encoding arginine deiminase, which gives rise to MSSIGAITSQREKQQKLRHPIHVTSEIGTLRTVLLKRPGKEVENLTPEFLERLLFDDIPYLPIIQREHDYFAETLKNRGIEVLYLEKLVVETLSNVEIKKQFVDDILRESKANVNGAAKLLKEYLLSFSTADMVDKVMSGILKKEIEASKRTHLYELMEDHYPFYLDPMPNLYFTRDPAASIGNGLSINRMREPARRRESLFMQYIINHHPRFSGHDVPVWLNRDYGFPIEGGDELVLSNEVVAIGVSARTSARAIERLALNLFEKQDSIKKVVAVEIPKCRAFMHLDTVFTMVDYDKFTIHPEIQGPQGNMNVYILEKGLDNEHAKITHRINLQEALKEVLHLDDLVLIPCGGGDEIAASREQWNDGSNTLAISPGVVVTYDRNYISNDLLRQHGIEVLEIGSSELSRGRGGPRCMSMPIVREDI
- the argF gene encoding ornithine carbamoyltransferase → MLLTIPNLYGKSFLAEKDFTKEEFVYLIDLAMKLKDEKKHGIPHRHLEGKNIALLFEKPSTRTRCAFTVACTDLGAHPEYLGKDDIQLGKKESIEDTAKVLGRMFDGIEFRGFEHNKVKMLAEHSGVPVWNGLTDLWHPTQTLADFLTVKENFGRLEGIKFVYVGDGRNNVANSLLVGGALVGMDVRICSPESLFPATEIVELAQEFAKQSGGRVTITSKVEEAVAGADAIYTDVWVSMGEEDKFAERIELLSPYQVKMEMIEMTGNDKVIFLHCLPAFHDLETSYGKNIHANHGLTEMEVTDEVFRSKHSKVFDQAENRMHTIKAVMAATLGNME
- a CDS encoding M20 family metallopeptidase codes for the protein MEKIDEQLRSELRKIENDFHQALIQLVAIPSVMEENEEDYPFGKNIDLALKKTLEICEQLGFKTFYDPKGYYGYAEIGEGEELIGVLGHLDVVPAGKRDEWATPPFQATIKERKMYGRGTQDDKGPTLAALFATKALLNLGTPFTKRVRFIFGTDEETLWRCMNRYCEIEEIPTMGFTPDSSFPLVYAEKGLLQLLLEGKNETSLRIKAGNAFNAVPDHARFAGERIDELKDSLEELDFAYEIVEEEIVVIGKSVHAQVTEKGINAINRLCLALKRIGYTSKTIAFINDLVKEDPYAVSIFGELEDEASGKLKFNVGKIELNPEVERLSIDIRIPVTADKQKIVDTLSQRAKECGLEYKEFDYLKSIYIPKDHYLIKTLMNVYQEVTNDLESEPISSGGATYARAMENFVAFGAVFPHATKTEHQPNEHIDLDEMYTAMIIYSKAIYALTR
- a CDS encoding YfcC family protein, with amino-acid sequence MKKFKMPTAYTLLFMIIVVIAALTWVVPGGHYDTKVDEATETEIPVSGTYQELPGDEQTPQGLWEVLNAPINGFFDAKDIALFVLVIGGFLGVVMKTGAIDAGISRVIKKLKGREQWLIPILMTLFAIGGSTYGMAEETIAFYPILIPVLIAAGYDALTAVSIIALGAGVGVLGSTVNPFATGIASGFAGISIGEGMGIRLVILVVTLIIAIVFVMRYAKRVKDNPSKSLIADMKEENEKHFLKETATEMEFTGRHKAVLSVFGLTFVIMILGVIPWAWKFNITIFEDFANALSNIPVIGSLLGGMIPLGDWWFGELTMLFLTSSIIIAFIFRMGEENFTSTFINGARDLLGVAIIIGISRGITVVMDAGGMTATVLHWGEGMLDNMGSVLFTNLSFLFYLPLSFLVPSTSGLATLSMPIMAPLADFADVGRHLMITAYQSASGIINLLTPTSAVIMGALAIARIPYSRYLKHVWKLVLLLTIIVMVIMSAATIMS
- a CDS encoding helix-turn-helix transcriptional regulator; the encoded protein is MDGKKLKKLRDEKGISLGKLSEMTGISKSYISLLEREIQTNPGLDILEKLAETFDVEVEELVRKDSGFSTLISSGKAHVKSTLKVEIELSEDQLTPEKFKQIKKLIDALNTE
- a CDS encoding type II secretion system F family protein → MLDIIFIFLVAGFVTTLLAGILFIVFKRQLAFNERVNKYFAGPIKKQHLDTLKDSNGPNVKKVLDQYWNKGTDYLNKKVSKVERKKLDMLIRDAGYPFRTAVDFRLFQIVLSAGISLPILFFILPAAENKLLIWMMIGTMALLGFRLPVFYLGKKKTVRIKAINISMPDFFDTVNLLLEAGMGLDLALSEVSQKIKGPLADEFFQTLEDMKLGKSRREAFYDLRKRVPSDSFQGVITSLIQADQLGIGMAKVLGNLTVRIREQRREAAREQAMKAPVKMLFPMVFFIFPSLFIVILGPLVITLITKGLGG
- a CDS encoding type II secretion system F family protein translates to MKIALVLFSVFLVVSLLMYLLLTIYSAKKRITNRVKEFLPTSQVEEAAIQKEKKLSFGKQLIHSTANIFKNVQFSDSTEKILREAGSGLKPEEFFALRILAAVGMGMFTAFLGLPWYLTLLAVFIGFAFPKYSMKRKRKKRLARVNHQLVEVLGMMANSMRAGFSFMQAMQLVGKELPDPLGPEFDRVVRQAGLGVSLEDTFQELVERLPNKEMEVVVRAILAQRRSGGNLAQLLETMEETIRGRVRILEELNTLTAQGRMSSWIITLLPVGLGLYLALVNREYFAPMLEHPLGWTMMFVASVSIIIGWAIIQKIIRIEV